CTACCAGGTTTGCACAAGCTAACACCAGCTCCAGATGAAAGGGTGGGGAACAGACGTCCCCCCTCCCTCCAAAAGTAAGAACTAGCATCCCTACTACTAGAAGACCAACAAGGATTAAAAGCAGCACAACAAGAGCAGCTAAAAGGAACAAGCCCCCCTCCAGCCTCTTCTCATTGCAGTCTTCGAAACCCTGGTCTCCATCATTGCGATGCTCGGTAGACCTCACTTGCTACATGCTCTAGAAGATTTGCTCCCAACATCAGCAGCTTTTGCCCTAGGTTTTTTATCTGCAAAACAGACCAATCAATGATCCAATTGCACATAAACTTTATCAGAATCATGGAATCACGAATTTTTATTATCTGAAAACAATATCATTTCTACACTTCTAAATAGACCACAGAAGCGCAGTAACACCCAGCGCAGTAATATCATTTCTACACTTCCACAGAAGCGCGGTAATATCATTTCTACAACTTGCCTGATCTAGAAACGCTTGGTCACATAGCGATTATTAGGCAGAGAATACATGCTCACATTGCTTCAAATCTTGTTCTTAATGTTCAGTCCAATCCATTCATTTGTGTTATGTTCTTCCGTGCAATCTATTCCTTTGTAATCCTTTATTTAGTCTAATCAGAGATTTTGTCGCAAAAATAAGTAAATCAGAGATTGCTTAGTTTTTTGTAATGAAATCCATTGTTCAACTTGTATAACCATATAGGTCTGATCTAAAGTTCAACAACAGATTATTCTACAGTTAAACAGCAAGTGTAATGTCCAAATTGGATTTTTATGAGTCtcataatttaatttttttttaacAACAGATTATTAACCCTGAGTTGCTGGCTCATCTAAACGGAAAGGTGGACCTTGcaaaacttgttgcaaaatgtgGTGGGCTTCCCAAAGTAGTGTCTGCTATGGGCAAACCCTTAAATTGGTTATTCTGGGAGGATATGAATGATGACTTTATGCTCAAATTGGAGACCGACCCTCAGTTCCATAGTTTGAGAGGTCTATTGTCTTGGATGCATTCCTATTTTGATTCTTGTTCAGATTTGGTAAAGCCATGTATCCTCTACCTGTCTGTCTTCCCTGCAAGCAGCAAAATCAGGCGAGGCCGTTTAGTGAGGAGATGGATCGCCGAGGGCTACTCAAGGGACACACTTGGTTGTACTGCAAGGGAGAATGCGCAAAATCGCTTGTCTGAGCTTGTTAAATTGAGCATAATCCAGCAAGTAACAAACAATAATATCTGTCAAGTCAATGGTTTCTTCCGTGAATACATCGTTTCACGGCCAATGGAGGATAATCTTGTTTTTGCCTTGGATGGGCGTTGCAGTCCAAACACACAACCCACAGGGCAACACCTGACCATAATGACTAACTGGCAGAGGGACAAAAATGTGTTTGAGGGCATCGACTTTGCACGGCTGCGGTCTTTGACAATTTTTGGGGCATGGTGTTCCTTCTTTATCTCTATTAAGATGAAACGGCTTCGAGTGCTCGACCTGGAAGACATGATAGCAATAAAAGATGATGATATTGAGCAGATATTTTTGAATCTGTTGAGCCTTAAGTTCATCTCCCTACGAGGATGCAGGAACATCAGTCGTCTGCCGGATACATTGGGAGGGTTGAGGCAGCTACAGACTCTTGATGTAAGATTCACCTCCATAGTCATGTTGCCATCTTCCATTATCAAGCTACAGAAGCTGCAATATATCCATGCTGGCACCGTTGTATTGCCAGATGATGATTGGACATCCGCGTCATCAGAAGACGGTGATGGGGTCACAAGCCAACTACCAACTGCAACATCAGCTGAACTAGAAGGCCGTGATAGCAGCATATCTTCAGGCTGGCCAATAGTACAGCCATCTCCTGAAATTTGCATTACCGAAAGCTCAGCACAGGCAGCAACATCATCAGAAGCCCAACACTGCTCGATGCTACCAAAGGTGGGATGGGCATCCAAACAGTCACGCACTTCAGTAGTACCTCGGTTGCCCAAGTTTGCACCTATTACGTGGAGCTTGTGTGGGTCCAGGAGAGATAGAAAAACTTGCAGTGTCAAGGTTCCGGTGGGGATTGAAAAACTTGTGGCCTTACATACTCTTGGTGTGGTGAATGTCAATGCAGCAGGTGGGGAGGCCTTTCTAAAGCAGCTCGCAAAACTAACCCAATTGCTCAAGCTCAGAGTGTGCGGCATAAATAAGAAAAACTGGCAGCTGCTGTGTTCTGCACTCTCGGATAAGAATTGCCATCTGGAATCCTTGTCTGTGCGATTTGATGAAGATTGCCTGGACGATAGCTTCAAGCCACCTGAGACCCTGAAGAGCCTTAAGTTGTACGGGCCTATAAGGAAACTGCCAGACACTATCAAGGGTCTTCTAAATATCAGAAAGGTGGATCTTGATATGACTATTACAAGGCCATTCGACATGCACTTATTCTTGAAAGACAAATTGCCACTTTATGGTATCCTAAATCGTCTCTGCATCAAGGTGCAAGGAGACCATAAGATAGATTTTAGCGAGGCTGAATTCAACTACCTCGACAGGGTTGTTAATGTTGTACCTCGGGTCCTCAAGATGGATTGCAGCTCCCAGTTAGAGGTATCTTTGGATTATCATTACATTTCCCGTGGTGTTTTGGTGCTGATAATCCAGTGCTCCAAAGGATCATTTTTCCGGGTTTCTGGGATCTTTGGGTTAAGCTCTTTGCCCCATCTCAAGACAGTCTGGCTTAAGGGTTCCTACAGCGAGGAACAACAGGCGCACCTGCAGGAACTTGTTGACGGTCATGATAAGAAGCCAGTCTTGAAGCTGGAGCCACTGCAATAGTACATGCTCTCTTGCCTTCCTTCTATCGTTTTTTTTTATCTTTTCTTGTATGCACAATTTCACATGTACAATCCTTCTTTCCGGATTGCCATGAGAAAATCTAGATTTCTAGCTTGAACCTGCAGCATCCCGCACATGTATGACGTGCTTTGTTGTAATCAAAAGGTTGATCATCTTTTCGAATTGTGACTAAATATTTTTTTTCTCTATATGCTGGCTGTATCAGCGAGCGTTTATGGCGTAGAATCAATGCGAGGGCTGGCTACTTGTGTTACTAAAAGAATTGTTTATATGAGCCAGTGTCGTAGACTCGTAGTCGTAGCCAGTGCTCTAGTCAGAGGATCGTCGAATCGAAACAAAACAGAAAACGTAGTTAACTGACCATGTAACCAGCAGAGTTAACAAGACTAGGTCATCAGTCAAACAAACGTTTCCCGCGTTCGCGGTTAAGCATGATTTGCATGCTGAGGTAGCAACATCGCATTGCCAGAGACCTCATTATTCATTTCTTACTCAATCATCTGACATGATTTGCATGCTGTGTATATACAGTCTATACGGTCAAGCCGCTGCCATCAGTCCATTCATTCTCTCTGCACCTACCTTGGCAACCAATGTTCACATGTATGTAATGTGTGTGTTGCTTGTGCATGTACGCGCGTTCGCTCCTGATTCTCAGGATTGGTGACCACGCCCAAGGGCTTGCGTGCCATCTCTGTCGGGCTTTCCTTGTAACCACCGATGTATATGTTGTACCATTGTACTAGAACGTaaaggcgcgcgttgctgcgcccgtgcATTTTATTGGAAGGACAATATAAATGTACGAGAAAATCTGGACATCACAGAAAAGTGAAAAATGAACCTACTTCTATAAATAGTTGGGCAATATTGAAACTTCAGGTATAGGTTGCAAAACTGAGACGGGTGATAATGCCATCTAAGTCAACACTGGAATGTCATTGTGCATTTGTTTTGTCTATGCATACCATTTGCTAAGGCATTTGAATACGTGGTCGATCATATCTGTGTGGTATCTGGTATGTGTCATTATTCGTTGTAGCCTTGCAATGGCAGATGCTGTGTAGTAGAGGCTTTTTTTTCTGAGAGGGGCCGCGTAGTAGAGGAATAAAAGTAACAAAGAATGATGCAGTCAAGCCATAGGTAGCCAAATATTTTTTTAGACAAAGGTAGGCGCAGCTGCAGCGCTACTTTTTATCACGAAATAGCTGTAGCGCCACGGATCGAAAGTGCGGTCGGTCTCACGAAAAAAAAATTACCACATCGCCTCACGGCCCACTGCAGCCCGGAGCATCAGAAGGCACCAAAATAAGTCTGCGGAGCAGCGGCCTTTTTGACGTTGGTTCGACTTCGGCCGGCTTTAGCAAGCGAACGAGGCGCAAAGGAAAATAGCATGAGGTTGGAATGATCTGATTCGTTTATACGTTTAATCGAACAGTTTAGGATCTCAAATCGCTGTGGAGGCTCCTAACTAGCCCCGTTATACTGTTTAGTAATGGAGGCAATACAGAGAGAGCGATTCTGACTAAAGATAACTTGGTGAAACGGAATTGGATTGGTAATTCCATAT
This region of Triticum aestivum cultivar Chinese Spring chromosome 2D, IWGSC CS RefSeq v2.1, whole genome shotgun sequence genomic DNA includes:
- the LOC123056182 gene encoding disease resistance protein Pik-2-like encodes the protein MQASDYYGYGDYKDAARSMFLSNRIEIPHDVKSQHEVRWTLEQIMYRPGVTSVWGIAGVGKSTLVRECYDHFREKLITHDIQRSAWVDVPDPFNLVEFSRLLLLDFHRPDLEAMEAAAIGIMQGQDPIQPTTKTKIVIITTEESIAEHGAQQQIINPELLAHLNGKVDLAKLVAKCGGLPKVVSAMGKPLNWLFWEDMNDDFMLKLETDPQFHSLRGLLSWMHSYFDSCSDLVKPCILYLSVFPASSKIRRGRLVRRWIAEGYSRDTLGCTARENAQNRLSELVKLSIIQQVTNNNICQVNGFFREYIVSRPMEDNLVFALDGRCSPNTQPTGQHLTIMTNWQRDKNVFEGIDFARLRSLTIFGAWCSFFISIKMKRLRVLDLEDMIAIKDDDIEQIFLNLLSLKFISLRGCRNISRLPDTLGGLRQLQTLDVRFTSIVMLPSSIIKLQKLQYIHAGTVVLPDDDWTSASSEDGDGVTSQLPTATSAELEGRDSSISSGWPIVQPSPEICITESSAQAATSSEAQHCSMLPKVGWASKQSRTSVVPRLPKFAPITWSLCGSRRDRKTCSVKVPVGIEKLVALHTLGVVNVNAAGGEAFLKQLAKLTQLLKLRVCGINKKNWQLLCSALSDKNCHLESLSVRFDEDCLDDSFKPPETLKSLKLYGPIRKLPDTIKGLLNIRKVDLDMTITRPFDMHLFLKDKLPLYGILNRLCIKVQGDHKIDFSEAEFNYLDRVVNVVPRVLKMDCSSQLEVSLDYHYISRGVLVLIIQCSKGSFFRVSGIFGLSSLPHLKTVWLKGSYSEEQQAHLQELVDGHDKKPVLKLEPLQ